The Penicillium oxalicum strain HP7-1 chromosome VI, whole genome shotgun sequence genome window below encodes:
- a CDS encoding 60S ribosomal protein L44 produces the protein MPLKCIQITTRQILVVYRLPHYLGRPQSFDDQTSETHAIYTLSVPLIANTGSRNIRTQVNIPKTRRTYCKGKECHKHTQHKVTQYKAGKASLYAQGKRRYDRKQSGYGGQTKPVFHKKAKTTKKVVLRLECTACKAKKQLALKRCKHFELGGDKKTKGAALVF, from the exons ATGCCGTTGAAATGTATTCAAATCACGACTCGACAGATTCTCGTCGTCTATCGACTACCTCACTATCTTGGGCGACCGCAAAGTTTCGACGATCAGACCTCGGAGACGCACGCAATTTACACACTCTCTGTTCCTCTTATCGCGAACACTGGCTCACGGAATATTCGCACACAGGTCAACATTCCCAAAACCCGCCGGACCTACTGCAAGGGCAAGGAGTGCCACAAGCACACCCAGCACAAGGTCACCCAGTACAAGGCTGGCAAG GCCTCTCTGTACGCCCAGGGTAAGCGCCGTTACGACCGGAAGCAGAGCGGTTACGGTGGTCAGACCAAGCCCGTCTTCCacaagaaggccaagacCACCAAGAAGGTTGTCCTCCGTCTTGAGTGCACTGCCTgcaaggccaagaagcagcTCGCTCTGAAGCGCTGCAAGCACTTCGAGCTTGG TGGtgacaagaagaccaagggtgCTGCTCTTGTCTTCTAA
- a CDS encoding Ubiquitin-NEDD8-like protein RUB1, which translates to MLINFNIAARGHMSQPHLDLLRTKESNAEAKNQVSRIKERVEEKEGIPPVQQRLIYGGKQMYEASYTSPISSSPVARADLCSSSRADDKTASEYNLEGGATLHLVLALRGGSNAL; encoded by the exons ATGTTGATCAA CTTCAATATCGCGGCGCGGGGGCACATGAGCCAGCCCCACCTTGACCTCCTACGAACAAAAGAGTCTAACGCAGAAGCCAAAAATCAGGTCTCGCGGATAAAGGAGCGTGtcgaggaaaaggaaggtATTCCTCCAGTCCAGCAGCGACTGATCTATGGTGGAAAGCAAATGTACGAGGCCTCGTATACTTCCCCAATCTCGTCCTCTCCTGTGGCTCGCGCTGAcctttgttcttcttctaggGCCGATGACAAGACCGCTTCAGAATATAACCTGGAAGGAGGTGCCACTCTGCACCTTGTCCTTGCCCTGCGTGGTGGAAGCAACGCACTCTAG
- a CDS encoding NADP-dependent malic enzyme, with protein sequence MARFSPQQSRPVHATPFLNHSTTPSDANYDTANPAYIRKYLRTYGLTPPRSESYETQKTRCLAQLALKQTEIDKFQYLSTLRKNNVHLFYRLVTDHLRELTPLIYTPVVGEACQRWSEIYQQPEGMYLSWEDRGNLAAVIANWPQPNVEITCITDGSRILGLGDLGINGMGIPIGKLALYTACAGIRPEATLPLTLDLGTSNKTLREDPLYMGSRRDKISAEEEREFLDELMSALTERWPGIVIQFEDFKNPFPALERYRDSYTCFNDDIQGTGAVILGGVINAVKRSGLPCKDHRAVFLGAGSAGVGVAKQIVEFFMREGMTEDEARNCFYLVDTKGLVTADRGDKLADHKVYFARRDNQGQQFKTLEQVIEHVQPTILMGLSTLGGVFTPEILRKMADWNTTPIIFPLSNPSSKSECNFENAVKHTDGRCLFASGSPFPTMSFTNSAGETRTYYPGQGNNMYVFPGIGLGSILSKAVRVTDSMIYASGEALSAALTPEEIERGLLYPDITRIREVSVVVTRKVMRAAQADGVDRETALRKMSDSDLDNYIKTRMYDPHTEVRSLEREVGHLLSSLGSLSPILNGSTTDEKANGAKL encoded by the exons ATGGCGCGATTCTCCCCCCAACAAAGCCGGCCGGTCCATGCGACGCCGTTCTTGAACCACTCCACAACTCCTTC CGATGCCAACTACGACACTGCCAACCCCGCGTACATTCGCAAGTACCTGCGCACATACGGCTTGACGCCTCCCCGATCAGAAAGCTACGAGACGCAAAAGACGCGATGCCTGGCTCAGCTGGCTCTGAAGCAGACCGAGATCGACAAGTTCCAATACCTCAGCACTCTGCGCAAGAACAATGTCCACCTCTTCTACCGCCTGGTGACGGATCATTTGAGG GAGCTCACCCCTCTGATTTACACACCCGTGGTCGGCGAGGCCTGTCAACGATGGTCTGAAATCTACCAACAGCCCGAGGGCATGTACCTGAGCTGGGAAGACCGGGGCAATCTGGCGGCTGTGATCGCTAATTGGCCCCAACCGAATGTGGAGATCACCTGTATCACCGATGGCTCCCGTATTCTCGGATTGGGAGACCTGGGCATCAACGGCATGGGTATCCCCATTGGAAAGCTCGCTCTGTACACTGCATGTGCCGGTATTCGTCCCGAGGCCACTTTGCCTCTGACTCTCGACCTGGGCACGAGCAACAAGACCCTCCGGGAAGACCCGCTGTACATGGGCAGCCGCCGTGATAAGATCTCTGCCGAGGAGGAGCGTGAGTTCCTGGACGAGCTGATGTCCGCTCTGACGGAGCGCTGGCCTGG CATCGTCATTCAATTCGAAGATTTCAAGAACCCTTTCCCCGCACTTGAGCGGTATCGGGACTCGTACACGTGCTTCAACGACGATATTCAGGGTACCGGTGCCGTGATTCTGGGCGGTGTGATCAACGCTGTCAAGCGCTCCGGCCTGCCTTGCAAGGACCACCGTGCCGTTTTCCTCGGCGCCGGCTCGGCCGGTGTCGGCGTCGCCAAGCAGATTGTGGAGTTTTTCATGCGTGAAGGCAtgaccgaggatgaggcgCGCAACTGCTTCTACCTTGTCGACACCAAGGGTCTCGTCACTGCCGACCGCGGTGACAAGCTCGCCGACCACAAGGTTTACTTCGCTCGTCGGGACAATCAGGGCCAGCAGTTCAAGACTCTGGAGCAGGTCATCGAGCATGTCCAGCCCACCATCCTGATGGGTCTCTCCACTCTGGGTGGTGTCTTCACCCCCGAGATCCTCCGCAAGATGGCCGACTGGAACACCactcccatcatcttcccTCTGTCCAATCCTTCCTCCAAGTCCGAGTGTAACTTTGAGAATGCCGTCAAGCACACTGACGGTCGCTGTCTCTTCGCCTCCGGCTCTCCGTTCCCCACCATGTCCTTCACCAACTCCGCCGGCGAGACCCGCACCTACTACCCCGGACAGGGCAACAACATGTACGTCTTCCCCGGTATCGGCCTTGGCAGCATTCTCTCCAAGGCCGTGCGTGTGACCGACAGCATGATCTATGCTTCTGGCGAGGCTCTCTCCGCCGCCCTCACACCTGAAGAGATTGAGCGCGGTCTGCTCTACCCCGACATTACTCGCATCCGTGAGGTCAGCGTCGTGGTGACCCGCAAGGTGATGCGCGCGGCTCAGGCCGACGGTGTGGACCGGGAGACTGCGCTCCGCAAGATGAGCGACTCTGACCTCGACAACTACATCAAGACCCGCATGTACGACCCTCACACTGAGGTGCGCTCTCTCGAGCGTGAGGTCGGCCACTTGCTGTCTAGCCTCGGCAGCTTGTCGCCCATTCTCAACGGCTCCACCACCGATGAGAAGGCCAACGGCGCGAAGCTGTAG